One Bacillota bacterium genomic window carries:
- a CDS encoding TrpB-like pyridoxal phosphate-dependent enzyme: MSETKVTLEEKEIPQAWYNIQADMPELPPPPLNPATRQPVAPEDLAAIFPPDLIAQEVARERWIEIPGEVLDIYRLWRPTPLYRAKRLEEALRTPAKIFYKYEGVSPAGSHKPNTAVAQVYYNKKAGIRRLTTETGAGQWGSALSLACSFFGLDCTVYMVRVSYEQKPYRRSFMEVYGARVIPSPSPETAAGLRVLAEHPDSLGSLGIAISEAVEDAARHEDTNYSLGSVLNHVLLHQTIIGLEARSQMEKAGFYPDIVIGCHGGGSNFAGLAFPFLRDKFQGKKIRVVAVEPLACPTLTKGEYLYDFGDTAGLTPLMRMYTLGHDFVPPGIHAGGLRYHGAAPLVSKLYHDGYIEARAYGQTDVFRSAVLFARTEGILPAPESAHAIHAAVVEAEAAREAGEKKVILFNLSGHGHFDLTAYDAYLENRLDNITFSPEMLAESLKTVPKLD, translated from the coding sequence ATGAGCGAGACGAAGGTTACGCTGGAAGAGAAGGAGATTCCGCAGGCCTGGTATAATATCCAGGCGGATATGCCCGAGCTTCCCCCTCCGCCCTTAAACCCCGCCACCCGCCAGCCGGTTGCTCCCGAGGATCTGGCGGCGATTTTTCCACCTGATCTGATTGCCCAGGAGGTTGCCCGGGAGCGCTGGATCGAAATTCCCGGCGAAGTGCTGGACATTTATCGTTTGTGGAGACCGACTCCCCTTTACCGTGCAAAGCGGCTGGAAGAGGCGCTCCGGACACCGGCAAAGATTTTCTACAAGTATGAAGGTGTCAGTCCTGCCGGAAGCCATAAACCCAACACTGCTGTCGCGCAAGTCTATTACAACAAAAAGGCAGGAATCAGACGTCTGACTACCGAAACGGGGGCCGGGCAGTGGGGGAGCGCTCTCAGTCTCGCTTGCAGCTTCTTCGGGCTGGACTGTACGGTTTACATGGTGCGGGTGAGTTATGAGCAGAAACCCTACCGCCGCTCCTTTATGGAAGTTTACGGGGCGCGGGTGATTCCGAGCCCCAGCCCTGAAACGGCAGCAGGACTGAGGGTTTTGGCCGAACACCCGGACTCGCTGGGGAGCCTGGGGATCGCGATCAGCGAAGCGGTTGAAGATGCAGCCCGGCACGAAGACACGAATTATTCTTTGGGGAGCGTTTTGAACCACGTCCTCCTGCACCAGACCATAATCGGCCTGGAGGCGAGGTCGCAAATGGAAAAGGCCGGTTTTTATCCAGACATAGTAATCGGCTGCCATGGCGGGGGGAGCAATTTTGCCGGTCTGGCCTTTCCCTTTTTACGGGACAAGTTTCAGGGAAAGAAGATCCGGGTCGTTGCCGTCGAGCCCCTGGCCTGCCCCACTTTAACAAAAGGGGAGTACCTCTACGATTTCGGGGATACGGCGGGATTAACCCCTTTGATGAGAATGTATACCCTGGGTCACGATTTCGTTCCACCCGGCATTCATGCCGGGGGTCTCCGCTACCATGGAGCGGCACCACTGGTGAGCAAGCTTTATCATGATGGCTACATTGAGGCTCGGGCTTACGGCCAGACGGACGTTTTCCGGAGCGCGGTCCTTTTTGCCCGAACGGAAGGGATTCTTCCCGCTCCCGAGTCTGCCCACGCCATTCATGCGGCTGTTGTCGAGGCGGAGGCGGCGCGGGAGGCGGGAGAGAAGAAGGTTATTCTTTTTAACCTGAGCGGGCACGGCCATTTCGACCTCACGGCGTACGATGCTTACCTGGAAAACAGGCTTGACAACATCACCTTTTCCCCGGAAATGCTGGCAGAGAGCCTGAAAACCGTTCCCAAGCTTGACTGA